A window of the Fusarium fujikuroi IMI 58289 draft genome, chromosome FFUJ_chr09 genome harbors these coding sequences:
- a CDS encoding probable CTP1-Mitochondrial citrate transporter-member of the mitochondrial carrier (MCF) family encodes MDAIATTQPITKPALPKQAVAQTTPAQKKKITPGISLAAGAVAGGVEATITYPFEWAKTVAQLSARQAPAGVAVSKSPFAVIGQTVRSDGIRAIYTGCSSLIAGTAAKAGVRFLSFDAVKAQLADANGKHSAGSNILAGMIAGAVESVTVVTPTERIKTALIDDARSGNKRLNGGFHALRTIAVERGVREIYRGLMSTTLKQSATSGVRMGSYNILKDTFKSDGKNPFMTFGIGASAGVITVYATQPFDTIKTRSQSAKGIGMGEAVQQVLRDGGVRAFWSGSTMRLGRLILSGGIVFTAYENIAGLLMGMKK; translated from the exons ATGGACGCCATCGCTACGACACAACCTATCACTAAGCCTGCACTTCCTAAGCAGGCTGTAGCACAGACAACACCTGCtcagaagaaaaagattacGCCTGGTATTTCTCtggctgctggtgctgttgcaGGAGGTGTTGAAGCCACAATCACA TACCCCTTTGAGTGGGCAAAGACAGTGGCCCAGCTCAGTGCCCGCCAAGCACCAGCTGGAGTAGCCGTCTCCAAATCTCCATTTGCCGTCATCGGCCAGACAGTTCGTTCAGATGGCATTCGAGCAATCTACACCGGATGCTCTTCATTAATCGCT GGAACTGCTGCTAAAGCTGGTGTTCGCTTCCTCTCTTTCGATGCTGTAAAGGCTCAATTAGCAgatgccaatggcaagcACTCAGCGGGATCAAATATCCTCGCTGGTATGATCGCTGGCGCTGTCGAGAGTGTCACTGTAGTTACACCAACAGAACGAATCAAGACTGCTCT CATTGATGATGCTCGTTCAGGGAATAAACGCCTCAACGGCGGCTTCCACGCCCTACGCACAATCGCAGTCGAGCGCGGTGTCCGTGAAATCTACCGCGGTCTCATGTCCACCACCCTCAAGCAATCAGCCACATCCGGAGTGCGCATGGGCTCCTACAACATCCTAAAAGACACGTTCAAGTCCGACGGCAAGAACCCCTTCATGACATTCGGCATCGGCGCTAGTGCCGGTGTTATCACTGTCTACGCTACACAGCCGTTTGATACCATCAAGACGAGATCGCAGTCTGCCAAGGGTATTGGTATGGGCGAGGCTGTTCAGCAGGTCCTGCGTGATGGAGGCGTGAGGGCGTTTTGGAGTGGAAGCACTATGCGCTTGGGACGGTTGATTCTTAGTGGTGGTATTGTTTTCACGGCGTATGAGAATATTGCGGGCTTGTTGAtggggatgaagaagtaG
- a CDS encoding related to putative tartrate transporter, producing MTVSQNNETASHNEERFDEKAEVAAVENAISSPVGHIPPIEIQARFPLLRDLSQTQMDALNKKVRSKVDWHMMPCVTLMFLMNYLDRINVSNARLAGLQEDLGMTDTVWNAGISTFYVGYLIGQLPGNLLMAKTNPKFFLPTIMLMWSAGTICMPAMTNGVGFCVVRFFIGLMEAPFFPGLTLMTSSWYTKEESPFRMAIWHAGNTISNIISGFLAAGILEHMDGIAGMHAWQWFFLIEGIVSIIVAVISFFVLPSWPNDTKFLDEQEREMAQYRILVSNGGIDEKVGGTWDGVRDAVKDPFTWYFCLMHFALVTAQSFKDFLPSIMNTFGFNKMTTYLIQAPPYALAYISACIIAWSCGHFMESTYHVVIPIILSAAGCGILIGTINVAARYVGIILLVCGTYNGLNLQLSWETTVVPAPRAKKAALIAIANCISQVSHWFSPYFYPRSQEPFYRMAGGLLLLGCALTVLSAFLVRWRAQKLNKKLDEQEGWTPNSGVERGWRYKY from the exons ATGACTGTTTCGCAGAATAACGAGACCGCCTCTCACAATGAGGAACGCTTCGATGAGAAGGCAGAGGTCGCGGCTGTCGAGAACGCCATCTCTTCGCCTGTCGGACACATTCCCCCCATTGAGATCCAAGCTCGCTTTCCGCTCCTGCGCGATCTCTCGCAGACGCAGATGGATGCACTGAACAAGAAGGTTCGCAGCAAGGTTGATTGGCATATGATGCCTTGTGTTACCCtcatgttcttgatgaa CTATCTCGATCGCATCAACGTCTCCAACGCTCGACTCGCCGGTCTGCAGGAAGATCTTGGCATGACTGATACCGTTTGGAACGCGGGTATCTCGACCTTCTACGTCGGCTACCTCATTGGTCAATTGCCCGGTAATCTCCTCATGGCCAAGACGAACCCCAAGTTCTTCCTGCCTACCATCATGCTCATGTGGAGTGCGGGTACAATCTGCATGCCCGCCATGACCAATGGCGTTGGATTCTGTGTCGTTCGCTTCTTCATTGGTTTGATGGAGGCTCCGTTCTTCCCTGGTCTGACGCTCATGACTTCCTCTTGGTACACCAAAGAGGAATCGCCCTTCCGCATGGCTATCTGGCACGCTGGCaacaccatctccaacatcatctctGGTTTCTTGGCTGCGGGTATTCTCGAGCATATGGATGGAATTGCTGGTATGCACGCTTGGCAATGGTTCTTCCTCATTGAGGGTATCGTCTCCATCATCGTTGCTGTCATCTCTTTCTTCGTTCTCCCCTCTTGGCCCAACGACACCAAGTTCCTTGACGAGCAGGAGCGTGAGATGGCCCAGTACCGAATTCTGGTCTCCAACGGCGGTATTGATGAGAAGGTTGGTGGCACTTGGGATGGTGTTCGTGATGCCGTCAAGGATCCCTTCACCTGGTACTTCTGCCTCATGCACTTTGCCCTCGTCACTGCCCAGAGCTTCAAGGATTTCCTGCCTTCT ATCATGAACACCTTTGGCTTCAACAAGATGACTACCTACCTCATTCAGGCTCCTCCCTATGCCCTCGCCTACATCTCAGCCTGTATCATCGCCTGGTCTTGCGGCCACTTCATGGAATCAACATACCACGTCGTCATCCCTATCATCCTCTCCGCTGCCGGTTGCGGTATCCTCATTGGCACCATCAACGTTGCAGCTCGATATGTCGGTATCATCCTCCTTGTGTGCGGTACCTACAACGGTCTCAACTTGCAGCTTTCATGGGAAACCACCGTCGTTCCCGCTCCTCgtgccaagaaggccgctcttatcgccatcgccaactgTATCAGCCAGGTCAGCCATTGGTTCAGTCCTTATTTCTACCCTCGAAGCCAGGAGCCCTTCTACCGCATGGCTGGtggccttctccttctcggctGTGCTTTGACTGTTCTCTCAGCCTTCCTTGTCCGATGGAGGGCTCAGAAGCTtaacaagaagcttgatgagcAGGAGGGATGGACTCCCAACTCTGGTGTCGAGCGTGGCTGGCGATACAAGTACTAA
- a CDS encoding related to glu/asp-tRNA amidotransferase subunit A, protein MLVQPYQLSATDVAAKIRDGQLTVEEYAQSLLARIKERDPIVKAWAYINRDQVLEQARKLDAVPKEERGPLHGVAIAVKDVIYTKDMPTQFNSPIYKDDAPQVDAASIIILRKAGALILGKTTTTEFAATTQGPQTTNPHDSSRTPGGSSSGSGAVVADFQAPISLGTQTGGSTIRPASFNGIYGFKPTWNSISREGQKVFSLILDTLGIYARTVDDLNLLADVFALKDDELPNKEYSIKNGKFAICKTMVWPQAGPGLVKAMDKAVELLRSSGATVDEIEFPEHLQDLPKWHSIVFNSDGRTAFLPEYRVDKTKIADQLVGHVENRLKISRAVQVKAFDDIAAARPVVDDMLGKYDAVLVPSVPDEAPKGIEATGSAAFNLIWTALHNPVINIPGFAGENGMPIGLSLVAPRYHDRKLLVVSQAVGKLFEGSGGWKSQIA, encoded by the exons ATGCTGGTCCAACCGTATCAACTCTCAGCGACTGATGTAGCCGCCAAGATCCGAGATGGCCAGCTTACAGTTGAGGAGTATGCCCAGTCACTTTTGGCACGCATCAAAGAGAGAGATCCTATTGTGAAAGCATGGGCATATATAAATCGTGATCAAGTGCTTGAACAAGCTCGGAAATTGGATGCTGTACCCAAAGAAGAACGCGGACCTTTGCATGGTGTTGCGATTGCTGTCAAGGATGTCATTTACACGAAGG ATATGCCAACGCAGTTTAACTCGCCCATCTACAAAGACGATGCCCCCCAAGTTGACGcagccagcatcatcatcctccgcAAAGCCGGTGCGCTCATCCTAGGAAAGACTACCACCACTGAATTCGCAGCCACTACTCAAGGACCTCAAACAACGAACCCTCATGACAGTTCCCGTACACCTGGCGGTTCATCATCTGGTTCAGGAGCGGTAGTAGCAGACTTCCAAGCTCCCATCAGCCTCGGAACACAGACCGGAGGAAGTACCATCCGCCCGGCCTCTTTCAACGGTATTTATGGATTCAAACCAACGTGGAACTCAATCTCAAGAGAAGGGCAGAAAGTCTTCTCGTTGATACTTGATACACTTGGCATTTATGCTCGCACGGTGGACGATCTGAACTTACTCGCTGATGTATTCGCGTTGAAAGATGACGAGCTGCCCAACAAAGAATACTCTATCAAGAACGGAAAATTCGCCATCTGCAAAACCATGGTTTGGCCCCAAGCTGGCCCTGGTCTAGTCAAGGCAATGGATAAAGCCGTCGAACTACTCCGATCAAGCGGTGCCACGGTTGACGAGATCGAGTTTCCCGAACATCTGCAAGATCTACCAAAATGGCACTCCATAGTCTTCAACAGCGATGGACGAACAGCCTTTTTGCCCGAGTATAGGGTTGACAAAACCAAAATTGCAGATCAGTTGGTTGGACACGTTGAGAACCGCCTCAAGATTTCTAGAGCTGTACAAGTTAAGGCTTTCGATGATATTGCAGCGGCGAGACCTGTTGTGGATGATATGTTGGGTAAGTATGATGCCGTGTTGGTGCCAAGTGTACCGGATGAGGCGCCTAAGGGTATCGAAGCTACTGGAAGTGCTGCGTTCAATTTGATCTGGACG GCACTGCACAATCctgtcatcaacatccccGGATTCGCTGGTGAAAACGGAATGCCGATTGGTCTTTCCCTCGTTGCGCCTAGGTACCACGACAGAAAGCTTCTGGTAGTAAGTCAAGCGGTAGGAAAGCTCTTTGAAGGATCAGGAGGATGGAAGTCACAGATAGCTTAG
- a CDS encoding related to pathway-specific regulatory protein nit-4: MHILPQKKGETYYPSLTPVPLTYMIKCNGQKPKCINCQTYEKDCVYEPVPDVTKAAGRQRHQRTKTRSVKARTESPARQTSAPAASSNGDSSEAASSSQQAVTTRDGAQPRHQSWDPSPRPMDSGVARVVVLANGESTYHGRTSALFEDNAQERPVEQEVQPRMPDHWVERGLIAEAAKQRQLEEIHFAKGQLDFDGVDPDLGMHLLSLHWNRQHHSFLITYRPAFMRDMACGGPYFSKLLLNAIYFGSSKFSPRLEVRKDVNDVRTAGWRYRERVRELVGGSLDRSDITTIQALLVMTNSLFALGDERSAAWLYAGLAFRMLIDLGLHVDLTNSHQFSDEDLEIRRRVFWGAFVVDKIQSLYQGRPVTLKENDAMVPIKFIDTYSELEFWQPFAYSTSRNDYAGSPAYSISTFTALCKLSIVMSDVMSTIYTVRTTDQSPAELSKVLDKLQKKLRDWHTALPDHLKPEVANAPDATVPPPHVLSLHAMYHVLVILLHRPFVADGHLYNTFRSISVDSVIKCSAAASSICSLLRAYHRAFSVRRAPYLISYATYVAATIHCRIAAKNGKGSAAYVNLMTCLGVFKENQETNSAVQKAAVIIHRLMSKYGVVVDDLPDDALEAEPASKSRDQQPQPQQQRVQAQIGYEGLENTGSAQTETSPNQEMQPVELSGSAVPSPGSDWINIDGIIQSFLREGDFNAGSEPTMYSQYPQKIPQVDGEHYLHTSTGQQPVYFPQGFPAGGLNSFPTPVPGAGDIEGGNSWQQTSFWPANQDAAFLEDPIFGFNGSSTGEFQYMGR; encoded by the exons ATGCACATTCTGCCGCAAAAGAAAGGTGAGACCTACTACCCCTCCCTTACCCCAGTTCCCCTCACATACATG ATCAAGTGTAACGGCCAGAAGCCAAAGTGTATCAACTGCCAGACGTACGAGAAGGACTGCGTCTACGAGCCCGTCCCCGATGTCACCAAAGCAGCAGGCCGCCAGCGCCACCAGCGCACAAAGACCCGTAGCGTCAAGGCCCGCACTGAATCACCCGCCCGTCAGACCAGCGCCCCCGCAGCCTCGTCAAACGGCGACAGCAGTGAAGCAGCGAGCAGTAGTCAGCAGGCAGTGACAACACGCGATGGAGCGCAGCCTCGCCATCAATCCTGGGATCCTTCACCGCGGCCCATGGATTCAGGCGTCGCGAGAGTCGTTGTACTTGCGAACGGTGAATCGACGTACCATGGACGCACGAGCGCCTTGTTTGAGGATAATGCGCAGGAGAGACCTGTTGAGCAGGAGGTGCAGCCGCGGATGCCGGATCATTGGGTAGAGCGTGGTCTTATCGCTGAGGCAGCTAAGCAGC GGCAACTGGAGGAGATCCATTTCGCTAAGGGGCAGCTTGACTTTGACGGTGTTGATCCCGACCTGGGGATGCACCTCCTCTCGCTACACTGGAACCGTCAACACCACTCATTCCTCATCACGTACCGTCCCGCCTTCATGCGGGACATGGCATGCGGCGGGCCATACTTTTCGAAACTGCTCCTCAACGCTATATACTTTGGTTCATCAAAGTTTAGTCCAAGACTCGAAGTTCGAAAGGACGTCAACGATGTCAGGACTGCGGGATGGCGGTATCGCGAGAGGGTTAGGGAGTTAGTGGGAGGGTCGTTGGACAGGAGCGATATCACGACGATCCAGGCGCTGCTCGTCATGACGAATTCGTTGTTTGCGCTAGGTGATGAGAGGAGTGCGGCGTGGTTGTATGCTGGACTGGCGTTTCGTATGCTCATTGATTTGGGGCTGCATGTTGACTTGACGAATTCTCATCAGTTCTCtgatgaggatcttgagataCGACGGCGTGTTTTCTGGGGAGCTTTTG TGGTCGATAAGATTCAGAGTCTGTATCAAGGCCGACCCGTCACCCTCAAAGAGAACGACGCCATGGTTCCGATAAAATTCATCGATACATACTCTGAGCTCGAGTTCTGGCAACCTTTTGCGTACTCAACGTCAAGGAACGACTACGCTGGTTCGCCTGCCTACAGTATCTCGACATTCACTGCGCTATGCAAGTTGTCTATCGTCATGAGCGATGTCATGAGCACCATATACACCGTTCGAACAACAGACCAAAGCCCAGCTGAGTTGTCGAAAGTGTTGGATAAGTTACAGAAGAAGTTACGAGATTGGCATACCGCTTTACCGGATCATCTCAAGCCTGAGGTTGCGAATGCACCTGATGCAACAGTTCCTCCACCTCACGTTCTCAGTCTTCA TGCCATGTACCACGTCCTCGTTATTCTCCTCCACCGCCCCTTCGTCGCAGACGGTCATCTCTACAACACATTCCGCTCCATCTCCGTCGACTCCGTAATAAAATGCTCAGCCGCCGCCTCCAGCATCTGCAGTCTTCTACGCGCCTATCACCGCGCATTCTCCGTCCGTCGCGCCCCCTACCTGATCTCCTACGCAACCTACGTTGCCGCAACAATCCACTGCCGTATCGCCGCCAAAAACGGCAAAGGCTCCGCTGCCTACGTCAACCTCATGACATGTCTCGGTGTGTTCAAAGAAAACCAAGAGACCAATTCCGCAGTGCAAAAGGCCGCTGTTATTATTCACAGGCTCATGAGCAAGTATGGCGTTGTGGTTGACGATCTTCCCGATGACGCGCTCGAGGCTGAACCGGCGAGTAAGTCGCGtgatcaacagcctcagcctcagcagcagcgggTACAAGCGCAGATTGGGTATGAAGGCTTGGAGAACACGGGGAGCGCACAGACGGAAACATCGCCGAATCAGGAAATGCAACCAGTCGAACTGAGCGGTAGCGCGGTGCCATCACCGGGTTCAGACTGGATCAACATCGATGGCATCATACAGAGCTTCCTCCGCGAGGGCGACTTCAACGCCGGCAGCGAGCCAACCATGTACAGCCAATACCCCCAGAAAATACCTCAGGTCGACGGGGAGCACTATCTCCACACATCGACAGGTCAACAGCCTGTTTACTTCCCCCAGGGGTTTCCCGCGGGAGGACTAAACAGTTTTCCTACTCCCGTGCCTGGGGCTGGGGACATCGAGGGTGGAAATTCATGGCAGCAGACGAGCTTCTGGCCGGCGAATCAAGATGCTGCATTTTTGGAGGATCCGATTTTCGGGTTTAATGGGTCGAGTACGGGTGAGTTTCAATACATGGGCAGATGA
- a CDS encoding related to STB5-SIN3 binding protein, with amino-acid sequence MTTMDDNGTTNEDRFPVRLDGLGSVGRQSDNAAGRKGRVALACKRCKRRKQRCDGSHPTCKSCERVGTPCIYERTIRPQYPGGKTLYINALEERIAFLEARLPDHAQDHFETLAPSSVVDGQDNDVINVQAYPESSSSHRGSVSEDLDGYERNSIIDGVAYLSLCASGTAEATPDPSYLGSSSGAAIARMIQRSIFHNSRNGITRPSNFPRQANPSVDPYLESLAPTLHLHLDEPSHGFPFPDEARHLFDVFFDRMHTRWPILDRKKYTELFEVQYQQGALSITQRSIMHLIYAIAARFEQLTRKPSQVDPEKHLLAAIEPMDYILEQHNLATVQFLLLLAVHGQRSPYGAGAWSQVRYAVSLCIELGLHRERQGPPPSAAIARDLEIRRRAFWSCYCLDRGTSVVLGRAFAISDRDINVSMPNPGREYWDLTHASSASDDHAVEWCNIEPFIHIIKLEKIQSRIHRTVFRVDKDIFSGPVEERVRLDQKMASIRADLDRWIQTTPQSPKDNGRITWLYDPESTNQDAGDFYSLQYHKAVLALFTVLLPSLATTDPRFITTARSAACVCIAYKRLNQQRTLTYTMISLHSCFVAGLTLMYCIWKDKSLFSYHVVEATQACSQSLTVFGEKWAGAVKYRDIFDALSGSLLKTLMSPGGLSGDTGMGAHQTPPLQTKFDRPSFSASPGLSTHQPSSISNNSNEAGDITMRDLVSDAVKEAFMEVDEEAPGGWHGWQMWNEMLGEDPTASDLSTCNIFSGAAKGCKDVWNLSQGDLDLSKGWDLSG; translated from the exons ATGACAACTATGGACGACAACGGAACTACCAATGAAGATCGGTTCCCAGTGcgtcttgatggcctt GGATCTGTTGGAAGGCAGTCCGATAATGCTGCAGGTCGCAAGGGCCGCGTAGCACTGGCCTGCAAACGATGCAAGAGACGTAAACAGCGG TGCGATGGCTCGCATCCAACGTGCAAGTCCTGCGAAAGGGTCGGTACTCCGTGTATCTACGAGAGAACAATTCGGCCACAATACCCAGGCGGCAAGACACTATACATCAACGCCCTGGAAGAGCGGATCGCATTTCTTGAGGCTCGGCTACCAGATCATGCGCAAGATCACTTTGAGACTTTGGCGCCGTCTTCTGTTGTCGATGGTCAGGACAACGACGTGATTAATGTACAGGCTTATCCTGAATCGTCGTCATCGCATCGGGGTTCTGTGTCTGAAGATCTCGATGGTTATGAACGCAACTCTATCATTGATGGCGTCGCGTACCTCTCACTCTGCGCCTCCGGCACAGCTGAAGCGACGCCAGATCCATCGTATCTGGgttcaagctctggagcGGCCATTGCTCGCATGATACAGCGGTCCATCTTTCATAACTCTAGAAATGGCATTACCCGCCCGAGCAATTTCCCAAGACAAGCAAATCCATCCGTTGATCCATACCTTGAAAGTCTAGCTCCGaccctccatcttcaccttgacGAACCTTCTCACGGCTTTCCATTCCCAGATGAAGCTCGTCACCTCTTCGACGTATTCTTCGATCGAATGCACACTCGGTGGCCAATCCTAGACAGGAAGAAATACACCGAACTTTTTGAAGTCCAGTATCAGCAGGGTGCTCTATCCATAACCCAGCGAAGCATCATGCATCTCATCTACGCCATCGCTGCACGCTTTGAACAGCTCACACGCAAGCCATCACAAGTCGACCCTGAGAAACACTTGCTAGCTGCAATTGAGCCGATGGACTATATCCTAGAGCAGCATAATCTCGCTACCGTTCAGTTTCTCCTGTTACTTGCTGTTCATGGCCAGAGATCACCTTATGGAGCTGGTGCTTGGAGTCAAGTTCGCTATGCGGTGTCGTTATGTATTGAGCTTGGTCTGCATCGTGAGCGGCAAGGACCACCGCCAAGTGCAGCTATTGCCCGAGATTTAGAGATTCGTCGGAGAGCGTTTTGGTCGTGTTATTGCCTTGATCGAGGTACAAGTGTAGTTCTTGGAAGGGCCTTTGCCATATCTGATAGAGACATCAATGTTTCG ATGCCCAACCCTGGACGAGAATATTGGGACTTGACGCATGCATCTTCTGCAAGCGATGATCATGCAGTGGAGTGGTGTAACATCGAACCATTCATTCATATCATCAAGCTCGAAAAGATCCAGTCACGTATTCACCGCACTGTTTTTAGGGTCGATAAGGACATATTCTCTGGTCCAGTAGAAGAACGCGTCAGGCTAGATCAGAAGATGGCATCTATACGAGCAGATCTAGATAGATGGATTCAGACGACGCCTCAGTCACCAAAAGACAACGGCAGAATTACTTGGCTCTACGACCCCGAGAGCACCAACCAAGATGCCGGCGACTTTTACAGCCT CCAATATCACAAGGCGGTCTTGGCCCTCTTCACAGTTCTGCTTCCATCTCTAGCAACGACTGATCCTCGATTCATCACAACAGCGCGATCAGCTGCATGCGTTTGCATCGCATACAAAAGACTAAACCAACAAAGAACACTTACATACACCATGATCTCATTGCATAGCTGTTTTGTGGCAGGACTTACTCTTATGTACTGTATCTGGAAAGATAAGAGCCTGTTCAGCTATCACGTCGTCGAGGCTACACAAGCATGTTCTCAGAGTCTCACTGTATTTGGTGAGAAATGGGCAGGTGCTGTCAAGTATCGCGACATCTTTGACGCCCTTTCAGGAAGTCTTCTAAAAACTCTCATGAGCCCTGGTGGACTGTCTGGCGATACCGGAATGGGTGCGCATCAGACTCCTCCTCTACAGACCAAGTTCGATCGGCCAAGCTTCAGTGCTAGCCCAGGATTATCAACTCATCAGCCGAGCTCCATTTCAAATAATAGCAATGAGGCGGGCGATATCACAATGCGTGATCTTGTCTCCGATGCGGTCAAAGAGGCTTTtatggaggttgatgaggaagcACCCGGTGGCTGGCATGGCTGGCAAATGTGGAACGAGATGCTAGGCGAAGATCCTACTGCTTCAGATCTATCCACCTGTAATATATTTTCTGGGGCGGCGAAGGGTTGTAAAGATGTTTGGAACTTGTCACAAGGGGACTTGGACCTAAGTAAAGGTTGGGACTTGAGCGGATAG
- a CDS encoding probable uracil permease, giving the protein MVNIPSRSELTAPFRSKEAFVNFVKTSEMADGQMRVGNERWSNKDLEPTPPEHRNWTWYNLPLYWFSNQFSLTGWNTGSSLIAVGLTWQQSFVSCVLGALLASLVVICMARPGVQYHIGFPVLARSSMGMYGAYFFIFIRAIVCIVWYGIQTFYGGSILSVMLRCIFGSSWQNFTNTLSENADISSKVLLAFFLVWIMQFPFMWVHPRNIHYVFTVKGFTMPIAAFAIFGWCMANGGGLNGMNMTSKEAEAAASTTPLGWSIMSGINVIMGGLSPMLVNQPDLARYCQKTRDAGPLQGVSVFVSSVIVFFLGLASTASMQTVYGEAYWNIWDLLDSILDRHWNAGARAGIFFLALAFLLGVFATNFGANSIPFGSDMTGLFPRWLTIRRGQIVCAILGICVVPWKLMANAQAFLSFLGSYNIFMAPLCAVIIVDYFYVRKGNIHVPSCYDGSKHGLYHFWSGVNWVGCFAWIGGTTMGLPGLVGQYQPHLLSDASRYMYMMGWLLTFVTAGVVYTIGVQFVNIRVFPAGRATAKTWEWLAKDGREGFYEDEREGQVIYAQESPSADKTVGEVNAKADDSSL; this is encoded by the exons ATGGTCAACATCCCATCTAGGAGTGAGCTTACAGCTCCGTTTCGAtcaaaagaagcttttgtcAACTTCGTCAAGACGTCTGAAATGGCAGATGGTCAGATGAGAGTTGGTAATGAGCGATGGTCTAATAAAGATCTTGAACCTACGCCACCAGAGCATCGGAACTGGACATG GTATAACTTGCCGCTGTACTGGTTCTCCAACCAGTTTAGTCTGACGGGATGGAACACTGGGTCATCGCTCATTGCTGTCGGTTTG ACCTGGCAGCAATCATTCGTCTCGTGTGTTCTGGGTGCGTTGCTTGCATCTCTGGTCGTCATCTGCATGGCTAGGCCTGGTGTCCAGTATCACATTGGTTT TCCCGTCCTCGCTCGATCTAGCATGGGAATGTACGGCGCatatttcttcatcttcatccgaGCCATCGTCTGCATCGTTTGGTACGG CATCCAGACCTTCTACGGCGGATCGATTCTCTCAGTGATGCTCCGCTGCATCTTCGGCAGCTCCTGGCAAAACTTCACCAACACACTCAGCGAAAACGCCGACATCTCTTCAAAGGTCCTTCTGGCTTTCTTTCTCGTTTGGATAATGCAGTTCCCTTTC ATGTGGGTTCATCCAAGAAACATCCACTACGTCTTTACAGTAAAAGGCTTCACTATGCCCATCGCCGCATTCGCCATCTTCGGATGGTGCATGGCCAACGGCGGTGGCTTGAACGGCATGAACATGACGTCTAAAGAAGCTGAGGCAGCCGCTTCCACGACTCCTCTTGGATGGAGTATCATGTCTGGCATCAACGTCATCATGGGTGGATTATCACCCATGTTGGTTAATCAGCCTGATCTGGCTAGATATTGCCAAAAGACACGCGACGCAGGTCCTCTCCAGGGCGTTAGTGTTTTTGTGTCTTCTGTCATTGTATTTTTCCTCGGTCTTGCGTCAACGGCGTCAATGCAGACTGTTTATGGGGAGGCGTATTGGAATATTTGGGATTTGCTTGACTCTATCCTCGATCGCCATTGGAATGCAGGCGCTCGGGCgggcatcttcttcctcgcttTGGCATTCTTGCTGGGCGTCTTTGCGACCAACTTTGGCGCCAACTCGATTCCTTTCGGATCTGATATGACGGGTCTCTTCCCAAGATGGCTCACTATCCGAAGAGGCCAGATCGTCTGTGCTATCCTGGGAATTTGTGTAGTACCTTGGAAGCTTATGGCGAATGCACAAGCTTTCTTGTCGTTCCTTGGTAGCTACAACATCTTCATGGCACCTCTGTGcgctgtcatcatcgtcgactACTTCTACGTCCGAAAAGGCAACATCCACGTCCCGTCATGCTACGACGGAAGCAAGCATGGTCTCTACCACTTCTGGTCGGGCGTTAATTGGGTTGGCTGCTTTGCCTGGATTGGGGGAACTACCATGGGCCTGCCTGGTCTGGTTGGACAGTATCAGCCTCATTTACTTTCTGATGCATCGCGGTACATGTACATGATGGGCTGGCTTCTGACGTTTGTCACTGCCGGAGTGGTCTACACTATCGGCGTCCAGTTTGTCAACATTCGTGTTTTCCCTGCTGGTCGAGCAACGGCTAAGACTTGGGAGTGGCTGGCTAAGGATGGTAGAGAAGGCTTCTATGAGGATGAAAGGGAGGGACAGGTCATCTATGCTCAGGAATCACCTTCTGCGGATAAGACCGTCGGGGAGGTGAATGCAAAGGCAGATGATTCGTCCCTGTAA